DNA sequence from the Salvelinus sp. IW2-2015 unplaced genomic scaffold, ASM291031v2 Un_scaffold789, whole genome shotgun sequence genome:
tcaaaataaaggaaatgccaacataaagtgtcttcaTACAGTGTTGGGCCACCAGGAGccgtcagaacagcttcaatgcaccttgattCTGTAAGCGTCTGAAacttcctgtgtggaagcactccatgcttttaatatactttgtatccctcatttactcaagtgtttggcagttacctgtagaatgGATGGAGAGGTATTGCTAGAGTGGCAATAAAATGGAATAGAACGTTGCAGATACATTTTGGAATGAcacatgtgtacaacatctagacctgcatcactatacgaACTTTGCTGTTTCTAAAAGGACTTAATTTTTTCTGTTTTTGGTgcctttgttaaaaaaaaaaattgggggcccCATTTTACACAAGGATGAGGAAGTGGTTTGCTGTTTGGGATAAGTTTATCAAAAACATGTGAAATCCCAAAAAAGGTGTCTGGACCCTTCCATaacaaaaatagagatttggttgtgatgtggttagctgatatgtaaaatacctatccaggcattgtaagatctggcatgcattAGCAARGTCGGAGCAAGGGAACATGACCAATAACACAAGGTACAATAGATAGAAATCGctcagccatttcctggttgctaaaatgttGTTATGTTCGCCTAATttaagtttatgtgacaaaacaagaaatgtatagtgtagagaatcattgtaaaatataaactgctgtgaaatatattttaaataacccAAAATAGTGTATGttaagctgtttgaagctggtgtacaaaaccgaaagtaaaaagaCGCTTAAGCTAAACTTAAagatgggaagcatagaaatagcacacacagaacagatatGCCGCGCatcagacttgctttcaatagGAATTACCAATCTATAACTcacttttctatgtgaatttgatcaGATCGCACACAAAGTTACCTACTGGACCTTGATGGACCAGCCATGTTTATGTTTAGCCTTCCATTCCCGTGACCAGTAATGCTtcctatactttcaatgcatttttctgcAAAATATTGGTAAAGCTTGGCACAAAATAAAAAAGGTGTGTAAACTGCATTTACCCTCCACTGCACCAGTCAGTGCCAATGACATAATTTCGAAGCAAAGTTCAAATTATATTTCATTGTACATAATTGAGGTTTGCCTGATTACCATCGGCGGTGTAAACATAAATCCATGTGCARGCAAGCAAACATGAGTGATGGATTGGCCTATTTGTCAAAGCATCAGCTGCAACACATCACTAACTTCTCTGTCCACAAGACAGTGCTATGCAGGCTTGTTGCAGCACACTGTGAATGACATGCTGGTGTGACTGTGAGCTCAGCCAGCTCAGGCCATAAGGCTCAGCAACcagcaggctgtgtgtgtattgtgtggcaGTGGTgggcacagcacagtacagcacagagaAGGCCCGATGGATTAGCATGAGAATGGGGAGTCTTCCTGTACTTTGCCTACGGCAGCAACCTACTGAAGGAAAGGCTCCAGCTCAAGAACCCCTCCGCTTCCATCCACTGTGTGGCCAGGCTCAAGGTATGACCAGACCTGACTATAAAGAGGACCTGGAAGGACACCTGACCTTAACCtgaccctctctatctctccttctctccaggaCTACAAGCTGATATTTGGGAACTACAAGGGTCTGGCCAGTGACCGCTGGCATGGGGGTGTGGCGACCATCGAGAACAGCCCAGCGGACGAGGTGTGGGGAYTGGTATGGAGGATGAACGTGGCCGACCTCGAGTCTCTAGACAGGTAAGATACCTTTATCTAGTTCACCTAATCCTAGTTGGCACATACTGTGTCTactgtatccaggctgtatcacaaccggccgtgattgggagtcccatagggcggcgcgcaattggcccagcgtcgtccagggtttggtcggtgtaggccatcatagtaaataagaatttgttcttaactgacttgcctagttaaaaaaaataaaaaaaatacttggtCTGTTGTGTCATTCTGAGTGCTTCTTCATTGTGGTTGATGTGGTCTAGTTCTAACCAGTTCTAAAGTTGTGTGGTTGGGTGTattcatatttgtgtgtgtgtgtgcagccaggAGAACGTGAGACTATGGGCCTACAGCCCTGTAGAGGTTAACATGAAGACTCGGGACCAAGAGCTCAACTGTCGCACCTACATCATGAACAGCTGTATTTACGCTCCACCATCTCCACAGTACCTCAAGGAGACACAACTCCTTTTAcacgccccccccctctctctcattctctctctcacacactgtctTACTTTCTCAATCTAGTTATATCTCTTTtattccaaatacatttaagaacATGGACTTGACACTGAACCCTGTAAGAAGTTAGGGACCTTACAAAGTGTAGAGAGGAACGTTGTTATTGAAACTGGTGCTCTCCATTGATATACAGTGGGACAATGAAGAGAAATGCAGAAAGTTGTCTCTGAAAAGGTATTTACCAACAAATGCTTTTTCAAATGAATTGTAATAAAACAATATACTCTATATGGTCAAATTCAtaaccaaaacaacagcaaatcaAACACCCACATGTAACGCATTGGAAAAAGGAATTCACACATCACTCATCACTTGTGGATGACAGTGTGGGTGACATCATCCTCTTGAATGAgtctctgtcactcactcactgtggTGGCAAAAATAGCagtgttttggtgttttttctGGCGTTTGCCACTGACAGCTCCCAGATGGCTTTGTGTTGAAAAGACAACAGGGAAAGAGCAGCAAACTAGGTCAATAATTTTTTTGACTATTCACTCACAGCCCCTCTCCAAAATAAAACCCTCTCTGAAGCATCTGGAACGCTACATTCCAGGTTCATATTCTGGCTGTCACAAGAACACAggattctttacattttttatttagtaTATATCCAtcaattcattcaggatttacCCAATCTCATGCACTGTATTGGACAATGTGAACAGTTACTAAACTGTGTTTCCAGATGGTTCATTGCACATCTAAAAGCTCTAGCTAAATAATCAAAGTGGTCGGAGAAAAACAGCCAGCGAATGTAACAGGCTTTGTGACCACGGAAGCTTTGTGCAGTGCTCTGTCGTGTGTGTACCAGACTCATACCGTTGAGCTGAGTGCATTGTTCCTCTGTTATGTTGcgtgttctgtgtggtgtgtgtttcgaTGGGTACAGTATTTGAGATACACACATTCTTGGGGCAGTTACTATAGGATAAGGGTAGTTGCTATTCATGTTCTGGATTGTAATGGTCATTTATTTGTCGTTAGATAACAGAAAATAGTGACTGTCTGATTAATATGGTTTAACTTCTGTTtaaattataaatgttttatgttgaTTGTTCTCTGGTTGCGCCAGGTGATTTTAATGGGGGCGGAGCAGAATGGCTTGCCGAAGAACTACCAGGAAAAGCTGAGGTCCATCGAGACCAACAAGTTTGAGGGCCCACTGCCTGTCATGGCTGAGCTGGAGCGGATTATgaaaagagacaaggagagagccAACCACTGATCTGACGCTTAACAACACCTTGCACAAACTGCCATGTTTAGGAACTCAACTCCTGGTAGGACAAT
Encoded proteins:
- the LOC112068927 gene encoding gamma-glutamylcyclotransferase-like is translated as MKSGSAVARRPVTSTAERRLNKENVFLYFAYGSNLLKERLQLKNPSASIHCVARLKDYKLIFGNYKGLASDRWHGGVATIENSPADEVWGLVWRMNVADLESLDSQENVRLWAYSPVEVNMKTRDQELNCRTYIMNSCIYAPPSPQYLKETQLLLHAPPLSLILSLTHCLTFSI